One part of the Pseudemcibacter aquimaris genome encodes these proteins:
- a CDS encoding TRAP transporter small permease subunit, whose protein sequence is MLIALMITIIFDVIGRRFMNTGSVALQELEWHFHGALFLLCLGFNYIQDAHVRVDLFRENFSYKTNRLIEICGCLLFLIPYSGVVIYFGIDFALKSYLAGEMSATSDGLSYRWIIKSFLPLGFLLLGLSGVSILLNRKEVSND, encoded by the coding sequence ATGCTAATCGCACTGATGATCACGATCATTTTCGATGTTATTGGACGCCGTTTTATGAATACTGGCTCTGTGGCTTTACAAGAACTTGAATGGCATTTTCACGGCGCATTATTCCTTTTATGTCTTGGGTTTAATTATATTCAAGATGCACATGTTCGCGTTGATTTGTTCCGGGAAAACTTTTCTTATAAAACAAACCGTCTCATTGAAATTTGTGGATGTCTACTTTTTCTGATCCCTTATTCGGGTGTTGTGATATATTTCGGTATTGATTTTGCACTTAAATCCTATCTTGCCGGTGAAATGTCCGCAACATCCGATGGCTTAAGTTATAGATGGATCATCAAATCATTTTTACCACTTGGCTTTTTACTGCTTGGTCTTTCGGGTGTCTCTATTCTATTAAACCGAAAGGAAGTTTCAAATGATTGA
- a CDS encoding flagellar protein FlaG, translating to MVDGLNTYGAGATVAGVVQQAATPQKREGGAATEKTEARPEETKADQAQTIKNLLAEETKGKGDFISQAEAILNKALSLKSINTKLSIDVDDGSGLFVYKGIDKKSGEVVSQFPAEEILALISYYREAEGLVVDETA from the coding sequence ATGGTTGATGGATTAAACACATATGGCGCGGGTGCTACCGTTGCTGGTGTTGTTCAGCAAGCGGCCACCCCTCAAAAAAGAGAAGGTGGCGCAGCCACTGAAAAAACCGAAGCACGTCCTGAAGAGACGAAAGCGGACCAGGCCCAAACCATAAAGAATCTTCTTGCTGAAGAAACTAAAGGTAAAGGTGACTTTATCAGTCAAGCAGAAGCCATTTTAAACAAGGCTTTATCCTTGAAATCAATCAATACGAAATTGAGTATTGATGTGGATGATGGATCAGGACTTTTTGTTTATAAAGGCATCGATAAAAAATCTGGTGAAGTCGTTTCTCAATTCCCTGCGGAAGAGATATTAGCATTAATTTCATATTATCGCGAAGCAGAAGGATTAGTGGTCGATGAGACCGCTTAA
- the flaF gene encoding flagellar biosynthesis regulator FlaF — MKSNPYQQSIQKTESPQQTEYRLFVEVTRALMDAKDLEKTDPKLHDALHWNRRMWSTFATDCAIEGNKLPKMLRAQIISLSIWVGKHSSKIIREDEDIQALIDVNKTVMEGLAMQERNAAGQNQTTPQGNQTAPSAPEAGNNPAARAGSSASIKV; from the coding sequence ATGAAGAGTAACCCTTATCAGCAATCGATACAAAAAACTGAATCGCCACAGCAAACCGAATACCGACTGTTTGTTGAAGTGACACGTGCCTTAATGGATGCTAAAGATCTTGAGAAAACAGATCCAAAGCTTCATGATGCGTTACACTGGAACAGGCGTATGTGGTCCACTTTTGCAACCGATTGTGCGATTGAAGGAAATAAATTACCGAAAATGCTTCGGGCACAAATTATTTCGCTTTCTATTTGGGTAGGGAAGCATAGTTCAAAAATTATTCGTGAAGATGAAGATATTCAAGCACTCATTGATGTGAACAAAACGGTAATGGAAGGGCTCGCCATGCAAGAACGCAATGCAGCTGGACAAAACCAGACAACACCTCAAGGGAATCAAACCGCACCATCTGCACCAGAGGCGGGCAATAATCCTGCAGCTCGGGCAGGATCTAGTGCATCAATTAAAGTATAA
- a CDS encoding tetratricopeptide repeat protein, translating to MAKKQTGKLTAPKNRAQYNKQVRMGFKLHKQGKNLEALQYFTSAWKYDDTDAKVSIAVADCLAKNGNKTASMNLLEHVLQKNPDNPNIASILGNTALSLNYFDLALKFHNLHMQLEPGEIVPYNNYATALREAGQLDEAIDFLKDVIPIFPDKDALWNTLGATVGFRDGPGHAIVFYEEALKIDPNNKQVLNNIGPAYYSVGEYKKAEEAGLKALKLDPNQADPKLFLFNFYVKQNQYDKAWDYYKGRKTRLHFNYSLRYHGKPYWNGQDLKDKKILIFAEQGIGDEIQFAWLYNQVIKDAKKVGLSCQDRLVNLFKYSFPNADVGSTVFLLNKKLDYNIYTCPDLEIEEYDYLFMAGDLMGQYWHNKEDIQINNKPTLKPNPEIVDKWQIEIEKLPHDISVGIAWRSGLQYAKRARNYASILDWVPFLKEKNINFVNVQYGDCKDELEELEKETGIKIHQIEGLDLKNDIEGTTAMMTSLDLVMGPASAPLMQSGMAGVESWIFSAGDPWWIFHEEYLPYQTNKRVLFKGINDPWPEFMEEQAPKFQKWLKDKRKEK from the coding sequence ATGGCAAAAAAACAGACTGGAAAATTAACAGCACCAAAAAACAGAGCCCAATACAATAAACAAGTAAGAATGGGCTTTAAACTTCATAAACAAGGTAAAAACCTGGAAGCTTTACAGTACTTTACATCCGCTTGGAAGTATGACGATACGGACGCAAAGGTTTCTATTGCTGTCGCCGACTGTCTTGCGAAAAACGGCAATAAGACTGCTTCCATGAATTTACTTGAACATGTGCTGCAAAAAAATCCAGATAACCCCAACATTGCATCCATATTGGGCAATACTGCACTTAGCCTAAATTATTTTGACCTGGCGTTAAAATTTCATAACCTTCATATGCAGTTAGAACCTGGTGAAATTGTTCCTTATAACAACTATGCCACCGCATTACGCGAAGCAGGACAACTAGATGAAGCCATTGACTTTTTAAAAGATGTTATTCCAATTTTCCCCGATAAAGATGCGCTCTGGAATACGTTAGGCGCTACCGTAGGCTTTCGAGATGGCCCTGGGCACGCTATCGTTTTTTATGAAGAAGCACTTAAAATAGACCCAAACAACAAACAGGTATTAAATAATATTGGACCAGCATATTATTCCGTTGGCGAATACAAGAAGGCTGAAGAAGCAGGTTTAAAAGCGTTAAAACTGGATCCAAATCAAGCTGACCCTAAGTTATTTTTATTTAATTTTTACGTCAAACAAAACCAATATGATAAAGCATGGGATTATTATAAAGGCAGAAAAACCCGTCTGCATTTTAATTATTCACTTAGATATCACGGCAAGCCGTATTGGAATGGCCAAGATTTAAAAGATAAAAAGATCCTTATTTTTGCCGAACAAGGGATTGGTGACGAAATTCAATTTGCTTGGCTTTATAATCAAGTTATTAAAGATGCAAAAAAAGTTGGTCTATCCTGTCAAGATAGGCTTGTAAATTTATTCAAATACAGTTTTCCAAATGCTGATGTTGGTAGTACAGTTTTTCTATTAAACAAAAAACTTGATTATAATATATATACTTGTCCAGACCTCGAAATAGAAGAATATGATTATTTATTTATGGCTGGTGATTTAATGGGCCAATATTGGCATAATAAAGAAGATATTCAAATAAATAACAAGCCTACTCTTAAACCTAACCCTGAAATTGTAGATAAATGGCAAATAGAAATTGAAAAACTGCCGCATGATATTTCTGTAGGCATTGCGTGGCGAAGTGGACTTCAATATGCAAAACGTGCCAGAAACTATGCAAGCATTCTTGACTGGGTTCCGTTCCTAAAGGAAAAAAATATTAATTTCGTCAATGTACAATATGGTGACTGCAAAGATGAACTGGAAGAACTGGAAAAAGAAACCGGCATTAAAATTCACCAAATAGAAGGCTTAGATTTAAAAAATGATATCGAAGGCACTACTGCGATGATGACATCACTTGATTTAGTGATGGGACCAGCATCAGCACCGCTTATGCAATCTGGTATGGCAGGTGTTGAAAGTTGGATTTTCTCAGCCGGCGATCCATGGTGGATTTTTCATGAAGAATACTTACCTTATCAAACAAATAAAAGAGTGCTTTTCAAAGGTATCAACGATCCGTGGCCGGAATTCATGGAAGAACAGGCACCAAAATTTCAAAAGTGGTTGAAAGATAAAAGAAAAGAAAAATAG
- a CDS encoding TRAP transporter substrate-binding protein, with translation MSAFLFSCGTPENTETVQNQDNDPVNLKLASTYPSTLTILGTMAKRFEEQIAIISNGNITFRFFEPGALSPPLETFDAVSYGALDSAWSSPGFWSGKVPALQTFAAIPFGPDAPEYMAWYYEGGGKEIYEDIYHQHNIHGIICGISPPEASGWFKEEIKTLDDLKGLRMRFFGLGARVMSKLGVSTQLLATGDIFPALELGAIDATEFSVPAVDEKLGFDKVAKHYYFPGWHQQSTFFELMINLEKWESLSDLQKAQINMTCGDNMRFGIANGEALQAEAINKLKQSGTIFHEWPGEIMQAFEAAWLEVAEEEAAKDPDFKRAWESLQSFRASYKSWKDLGYIKADN, from the coding sequence ATGTCTGCCTTTCTATTTTCATGTGGTACACCAGAAAACACAGAAACCGTCCAAAACCAGGATAACGACCCTGTAAACTTAAAACTGGCCAGCACATACCCAAGTACGCTTACTATACTGGGTACCATGGCTAAACGGTTTGAAGAACAAATAGCTATCATTTCAAACGGTAATATTACTTTCCGTTTTTTTGAACCGGGCGCGCTTTCACCACCGCTTGAAACATTTGACGCTGTATCATATGGCGCGCTTGATTCAGCATGGTCATCCCCCGGCTTCTGGAGCGGTAAGGTCCCTGCCCTCCAAACCTTTGCTGCCATTCCATTTGGCCCAGACGCACCAGAATATATGGCATGGTATTACGAAGGCGGCGGTAAAGAAATTTATGAAGATATTTACCACCAACATAACATCCACGGCATCATTTGCGGCATCAGCCCACCCGAAGCATCCGGCTGGTTTAAAGAAGAGATCAAAACCCTTGATGATCTTAAAGGTTTAAGAATGCGTTTCTTTGGCCTTGGTGCACGTGTGATGAGCAAACTTGGCGTTTCCACACAGTTACTCGCGACGGGTGATATATTCCCTGCGCTTGAACTGGGCGCCATTGACGCTACAGAATTTTCCGTACCTGCCGTAGATGAAAAGCTCGGTTTTGATAAGGTCGCGAAACATTATTATTTCCCCGGATGGCATCAACAATCCACATTTTTTGAATTGATGATTAATCTTGAAAAATGGGAAAGCCTATCCGATTTACAAAAAGCGCAAATCAATATGACATGCGGTGACAATATGCGTTTTGGCATTGCAAATGGTGAAGCCTTGCAAGCAGAAGCCATCAATAAATTGAAACAATCCGGAACAATCTTTCATGAATGGCCAGGTGAAATCATGCAAGCCTTTGAAGCCGCATGGTTAGAAGTCGCAGAAGAAGAAGCCGCAAAGGACCCGGATTTCAAACGCGCGTGGGAATCTTTACAAAGTTTCAGAGCATCATATAAATCTTGGAAAGATCTTGGGTATATTAAAGCGGACAATTGA
- a CDS encoding TRAP transporter large permease, translating to MIDLLPLFMFPVLAIFLFSGYPVAFVLGGVGLMFGLIGMGFDVFNFKEFFLINSRIFGGVVENIVLIAIPMFVFMGLILERSGIAKELLHSLQVLTRRAPGGLAMSVTLLGTIMAATTGIIGASVVMISLMAFPAMLKAEYDKNFTSGTIAAAGTLGILIPPSIMLVIMGDLLSISVTDLFMTALIPGLMLASFYLIYIIFKNRGTPAPESIQDKEYNITQILNGFLPAVILISLVLGSIFTGLATPTEAAGVGAFGALLLALIKKKMTRAKFWETCDETINTSGMIFGIFVGATAFSYVFRSLGGDDLIIHFMNNFDGGPWIVISILMILVFILGFFFDWIEITLIVLPIFAPILNGLDLGGHVETAQVLPWFAILVAINLQTSFLTPPFGFALFYMKGVAPKEIRMQNIYKGVIPYIIIQLIGLLLIMAFPAIALWLPTLLNQ from the coding sequence ATGATTGATTTGCTTCCTTTATTCATGTTTCCGGTATTGGCCATATTCCTTTTTTCCGGATACCCCGTTGCCTTTGTCCTTGGTGGTGTCGGATTGATGTTCGGCCTTATTGGTATGGGTTTTGATGTATTTAATTTTAAAGAATTTTTCTTGATCAATTCGCGTATTTTTGGCGGTGTCGTTGAAAATATCGTTCTGATTGCCATACCAATGTTTGTCTTTATGGGTTTAATCCTTGAACGTAGCGGCATTGCAAAAGAACTACTTCATAGTTTACAGGTCTTAACAAGACGCGCCCCAGGTGGGCTTGCGATGTCCGTGACCTTACTTGGAACCATAATGGCGGCAACAACCGGCATTATCGGTGCCAGTGTCGTGATGATATCATTAATGGCATTCCCGGCAATGCTTAAAGCCGAATATGACAAGAACTTCACAAGCGGCACCATTGCAGCTGCAGGAACGCTAGGGATATTAATCCCACCAAGCATCATGTTAGTGATCATGGGTGACCTTCTTTCCATATCTGTTACAGATTTATTTATGACGGCCCTTATACCCGGCTTAATGCTTGCGTCATTTTATCTGATTTACATAATATTCAAAAATCGCGGAACCCCTGCTCCGGAAAGCATTCAAGATAAAGAATACAACATTACCCAAATTCTTAATGGGTTTCTGCCAGCTGTCATTCTAATCTCGCTTGTTCTAGGATCAATATTCACTGGACTTGCAACCCCAACAGAAGCAGCCGGTGTCGGCGCATTTGGTGCATTGCTCCTTGCACTGATAAAAAAGAAGATGACCCGGGCAAAATTTTGGGAAACATGCGATGAGACCATCAATACCTCAGGCATGATTTTCGGTATTTTTGTTGGTGCAACCGCATTTTCATATGTGTTTCGGTCACTTGGTGGCGATGATCTGATTATTCATTTTATGAATAACTTTGATGGCGGGCCTTGGATTGTCATAAGCATCTTGATGATCCTCGTATTCATCCTTGGTTTCTTTTTTGACTGGATTGAAATCACATTGATTGTTTTACCGATTTTTGCACCAATCCTAAACGGACTTGATCTTGGTGGTCATGTTGAAACGGCGCAGGTTTTACCATGGTTTGCGATACTGGTTGCCATCAACTTGCAAACATCATTCCTGACGCCACCGTTTGGATTTGCCCTCTTTTATATGAAGGGGGTCGCGCCAAAAGAGATTAGAATGCAAAATATTTATAAGGGGGTAATCCCTTATATCATTATTCAATTAATCGGATTATTGCTGATTATGGCTTTTCCGGCAATCGCGCTTTGGTTGCCAACATTACTTAATCAATAA
- the flbT gene encoding flagellar biosynthesis repressor FlbT, which translates to MALKLSLKPGEKFVVNGAVIVNGDRRSTLVLQNKASLLREKDILLAEDVDTPVKHVYFPIMLMYMDPDGYKKYHEQFVLRMTEFLSVVEDAETKLLCVAISKDVMDGEFYKALMKCKKLFKYEQSRLAYEE; encoded by the coding sequence ATGGCTTTAAAATTGTCATTAAAACCGGGAGAGAAGTTCGTCGTTAACGGGGCAGTGATCGTTAATGGTGACAGACGAAGCACATTAGTCCTGCAAAATAAAGCATCACTTTTAAGGGAAAAGGATATTTTACTGGCTGAAGATGTCGATACACCAGTAAAGCATGTATATTTCCCAATTATGTTGATGTACATGGATCCGGATGGATACAAAAAGTATCATGAACAATTTGTTCTTCGAATGACGGAGTTTCTAAGTGTTGTAGAAGATGCTGAAACTAAATTACTTTGTGTTGCAATCAGTAAGGATGTCATGGACGGGGAATTTTATAAAGCGTTAATGAAATGCAAAAAGCTATTCAAATACGAGCAATCGAGATTGGCATATGAAGAGTAA
- a CDS encoding c-type cytochrome — MKNILKVFSVAVVSCVILPLTSHAEGDIASGETIFNKKCKVCHTTAKGDKAKVGPNLWGIHSKKAGQFEGYKYSKGILAADLTWDDATLDAYLTKPRDVVKRGKMVFAGLRKEKERQDMIAYLKTLQD, encoded by the coding sequence ATGAAAAATATTTTAAAAGTTTTCAGTGTAGCAGTAGTAAGTTGTGTAATTTTACCGCTAACATCACATGCAGAAGGTGATATTGCGAGCGGCGAAACAATTTTTAATAAAAAATGTAAAGTTTGTCACACAACAGCAAAAGGTGACAAAGCAAAAGTTGGTCCAAACCTTTGGGGCATTCATAGCAAAAAAGCCGGTCAATTCGAAGGTTACAAATATTCAAAAGGTATCCTTGCAGCTGACCTTACATGGGATGATGCAACACTTGATGCATATCTAACAAAACCAAGAGACGTTGTTAAACGTGGTAAAATGGTTTTTGCTGGTCTTCGTAAGGAAAAAGAGCGTCAAGATATGATCGCATATCTGAAAACATTACAAGATTAA
- a CDS encoding response regulator: protein MSGIDLSRISVLVVEDSPFVRSLLVNSIRVLGVQSVRSVDDGAEAIEFLKLVDENPMKAGMMSVDVIISDWEMSPVNGLMLLRWIRRHKESSDRFKPFIMLTGYSEPKRVQEAREMGVTEFMSKPFSVNALADKFYSIIFKQRQFVHTNSYFGPDRRRQVIPISGEDRRKFTYDSPEVEVVNV from the coding sequence ATGAGCGGTATTGACCTTAGCAGAATAAGCGTACTTGTTGTTGAAGACAGTCCATTTGTACGTTCTTTATTGGTAAATAGTATTCGTGTATTGGGCGTTCAATCAGTCCGATCAGTGGATGATGGCGCAGAAGCAATTGAATTTCTGAAACTTGTTGATGAAAATCCAATGAAGGCAGGGATGATGTCTGTTGATGTGATCATCAGTGACTGGGAAATGAGTCCTGTTAATGGATTGATGCTGCTTCGTTGGATCAGAAGACATAAAGAATCCAGCGACAGGTTTAAGCCGTTCATTATGTTGACGGGGTATTCTGAGCCAAAACGTGTTCAGGAAGCTCGTGAAATGGGTGTGACAGAATTTATGTCAAAACCATTTTCTGTGAACGCGCTCGCGGATAAATTTTATTCTATCATCTTCAAGCAGCGCCAATTTGTTCATACAAATTCATATTTTGGCCCCGATAGACGACGTCAGGTCATTCCGATAAGTGGCGAAGATCGCCGAAAATTCACGTATGATAGCCCAGAAGTGGAGGTCGTCAATGTCTAA
- a CDS encoding DUF2336 domain-containing protein, whose translation MAGNLDSSDVARLLSEPTAENRAVAATKVSEQFTAGNLSAEERKIAEEIFKIMVKDAEVRVREALSESLKSSDSIPHDVAVTLANDVKEVSMPMLEFSEVLTDEDLLEIIQSQDSDSQQAIANRANVSSDLADSLVENSADAEVVATLMKNEGADVQEDTLGKALDKYGEDERVNESMAQRAQLPLSVTERLVNLVSEQVRDHLVTHHEMSEDTLMDLFFNARERATANLIHDGTKAEMDFGNFVDQLYNNGRLTETLIFRALCAGDVIFFEAALAKLADIPIGNAYQLIHDRGDLGLKAIYEKCEFSPDLLPVIEVALEVAKEMSSTAAEDPKRYKSRMVERIITQCETSVDEETFEYFLTQIVGSDEI comes from the coding sequence ATGGCAGGAAATCTTGACAGTTCTGATGTAGCACGACTTCTTTCCGAACCAACCGCAGAAAATCGCGCTGTTGCTGCGACCAAGGTTAGTGAGCAATTCACAGCCGGGAATTTAAGCGCTGAAGAACGAAAAATTGCGGAAGAAATTTTTAAGATTATGGTGAAGGACGCGGAAGTACGTGTTCGCGAAGCTCTTTCAGAAAGTCTTAAAAGTTCTGATAGTATTCCACATGATGTTGCGGTGACGCTTGCCAATGATGTCAAAGAAGTATCTATGCCAATGCTTGAATTTTCAGAAGTTCTTACGGACGAAGACTTGCTGGAAATTATTCAAAGCCAAGATAGCGATTCACAGCAAGCAATCGCGAACCGTGCAAATGTTTCATCAGATTTGGCCGATAGCCTTGTTGAGAATAGCGCCGATGCCGAAGTCGTAGCAACACTTATGAAAAACGAAGGTGCCGACGTACAGGAAGATACACTTGGTAAAGCCCTCGATAAATACGGCGAAGATGAACGCGTTAATGAATCAATGGCACAACGTGCGCAGTTACCTTTAAGCGTGACTGAGCGCTTGGTAAACCTTGTTTCCGAGCAAGTTCGTGATCACCTTGTGACCCATCATGAAATGTCAGAAGACACATTGATGGATCTATTCTTTAATGCCCGTGAACGTGCGACAGCAAACCTTATTCACGATGGTACAAAAGCGGAAATGGATTTCGGTAATTTTGTTGATCAGCTTTATAACAATGGCAGATTAACAGAAACACTGATTTTCCGTGCATTATGTGCTGGTGATGTGATTTTCTTTGAAGCAGCCTTGGCAAAACTTGCAGATATTCCGATTGGTAACGCGTATCAACTTATTCATGACCGTGGTGATTTGGGCCTTAAGGCGATTTATGAAAAATGTGAATTTTCACCTGATCTGTTGCCCGTGATTGAAGTGGCACTGGAAGTTGCAAAAGAAATGTCATCAACTGCAGCGGAAGACCCAAAAAGATATAAAAGCCGTATGGTGGAACGTATTATCACTCAATGTGAAACTTCTGTTGATGAAGAAACGTTTGAATATTTCCTAACGCAGATTGTTGGAAGCGACGAGATTTAA